In a single window of the Anguilla rostrata isolate EN2019 chromosome 6, ASM1855537v3, whole genome shotgun sequence genome:
- the lca5 gene encoding lebercilin, with amino-acid sequence MDPQSIHPAYEDNREAERSRQSRRSSGKCSELSLKSKSDKNREADRGHEDSVAGDRARTRTRDPDRDRVSDCEKDSDRFYSDEYENESPSDRSRSLSPCSPSPSPSSRKTGRANHVSSRRGLHRKGLQRAGSKQPRPGVGSQTKGSSPKDLDLVTKRVLSARLLKINEQRNELSSLQQRLEQLQRENRVLRQLQHRQERALHRFEDTESEVAQLISRHNAETHVLRERLRRTQERERAVDRRLHDADEELRRCRAALQKLRRLADDRQLGEREELARKLAQAQERAQEDERRIKELERNMELSTGSFQRQVTAERRKTHEVQEEVRNLREELERLTQKLKEKERELNTRNIYANRMMKGTPRKDTDSGVKRKGPGIEGSPRCSSKGVQTEEHPAPPDFPTPPPAVADAPEHPRDGGYFSLKEQREDDRALGVTEDERRSAERERERERGGKRQGLQARPELLEEEEEIKDGGRGLKEEGRNGRSPGLFQVQRDPEEKEEEEKSRPANRNPSPEEQRRKEQLLARMREIDREARRSGVAESEAAGSLPEPKSQRPSGPSFPEPVENLHKGLPSQDSSAPQGRPPHSGRRGLNPQGAVDDLSFGSYAPSFGQPAGRAGVPAQRGGGGGGAGGGAEPGGGAEEKPREEPDLTKEKKSNLMQQLFGSAANGNGEASRMEVLSPPAARKAAHPNGGPFPWEAAKKREGLYSFEETPPARRGKSLLQVAESRPAVRAIGSFDEDIEEVTL; translated from the exons ATGGATCCCCAGAGCATTCACCCGGCCTACGAGGACAACAGGGAGGCGGAGAGGAGCCGACAGTCCCGGAGGAGCTCGGGGAAGTGCTCGGAGCTCTCCCTGAAAAGCAAGTCGGACAAGAACAGGGAGGCCGACCGGGGTCACGAGGACAGCGTAGCCGGCGACCGAGCGAGGACCAGGACGCGAGACCCCGACCGCGACCGCGTGTCGGACTGCGAGAAGGACAGCGACCGCTTCTACTCGGACGAGTACGAGAATGAGTCCCCGTCCGACCGGTCCCGCTCGCTCTCGCCCTGCTCCCCGTCCCCGTCTCCCAGCTCCCGAAAAACCGGGCGGGCCAACCACGTCTCCAGCAGAAGGGGTCTACATAGGAAAG gctTACAGAGAGCGGGCTCCAAGCAGCCCCGCCCCGGCGTGGGCTCCCAGACCAAAGGCTCCTCCCCCAAGGACCTGGACCTGGTGACCAAGCGCGTGCTGTCGGCGCGGCTCCTCAAGATCAACGAGCAGCGCAACGAGCTGTCTTCGCTGCAGCAGCggctggagcagctgcagcgGGAGAACCGGGTGCTGCGGCAGCTGCAGCACCGCCAGGAGAGGGCGCTGCACCGCTTCGAGGACACGGAGAGCGAGGTCGCGCAGCTCATCTCGCGGCACAACGCCGAGACGCACGTGCTGCGCGAGCGGCTGCGGCGGACGCAGGAGCGCGAGCGGGCCGTCGACCGCCGCCTGCACGACGCCGACGAGGAGCTGCGTCGCTGCCGCGCCGCGCTGCAGAAGCTGCGGCGCCTCGCCGACGACCGCCAGCTCGGCGAGAGGGAGGAGCTCGCCCGCAAGCTGGCGCAGGCGCAGGAGCGCGCGCAGGAGGACGAGCGCCGGATAAAG gagctggagaggaaCATGGAGCTGAGCACCGGAAGCTTCCAGAGGCAGGTGACCGCCGAGAGGAGGAAGACCCACGAGGTCCAGGAGGAGGTGCGGAACCTCCGGGAGGAGCTGGAGCGCCTGACCCAAAAACTcaag gagaaggagagggaactGAACACCAGGAACATCTACGCCAACCGAATGATGAAGGGAACGCCCAGAAAAGACACGGACAGCGGCGTGAAGAGGAAAG GTCCCGGGATCGAGGGTTCCCCCAGGTGCTCCAGCAAAGGGGTGCAGACGGAGGAACACCCGGCGCCCCCGGACttccccacgccccccccggCCGTGGCCGACGCCCCCGAGCACCCGAGAGACGGCGGCTACTTTTCCCTGAAG GAGCAGCGGGAGGACGACAGGGCGCTCGGGGTCACGGAGGACGAGCGTCGGtcagcggagagggagagagagagggagaggggagggaagcgTCAGGGGCTCCAGGCACGGCCAG agctgcttgaggaggaagaggagataaaggatggtgggcgtggcctgaaGGAGGAGGGCAGGAACGGGCGGAGCCCCGGCCTGTTCCAGGTGCAGCGGGAcccggaggagaaggaggaggaggagaagagtcGGCCAGCCAATCGGAACCCGAGCCCGGAGGAGCAGCGCAGGAAGGAGCAGCTCCTGGCCAGGATGCGGGAGATCGACCGGGAGGCCCGGCGCTCCGGCGTGGCCGAGAGCGAGGCGGCGGGGTCCCTCCCCGAGCCCAAAAGCCAGCGCCCCTCCGGCCCGTCTTTCCCAGAGCCCGTGGAGAACCTGCACAAGGGCCTCCCGTCCCAGgacagctccgccccccaggGGAGGCCCCCCCACTCGGGCCGCAGGGGCCTCAACCCCCAGGGCGCCGTGGACGACCTGTCCTTCGGCAGCTACGCGCCCTCCTTCGGCCAGCCCGCGGGACGGGCGGGCGTCCCGGCGCAGcggggcggaggcggaggcggggccgggggcggggccgagcccgggggcggggccgaggagaAGCCCAGGGAGGAACCGGACCTGACCAAGGAGAAGAAGTCCAACCTGATGCAGCAGCTCTTCGGCTCGGCTGCCAACGGCAACGGCGAGGCGTCTAGGATGGAGGTCCTGAGTCCCCCGGCAGCCCGCAAGGCCGCGCACCCCAACGGCGGCCCCTTCCCCTGGGAAGCCGCCAAGAAGCGGGAGGGCCTCTACTCCTTCGAGGAgaccccgcccgcccgccgggGCAAGAGCCTCCTGCAGGTGGCGGAGAGCAGGCCGGCCGTCAGGGCCATCGGCTCCTTCGACGAGGACATCGAGGAGGTCACCCTCTGA
- the sh3bgrl2 gene encoding SH3 domain-binding glutamic acid-rich-like protein 2 isoform X2: MVIRVYIASSSGSVVIKKRQQAIVGFLEANRITFEEVDITMLEDQRLWMYRNIPEDKHPDKGNPLPPQIFNGEQYCGDYEDFFQSKENNTVFAFLGLQSQPAVKVHSS; encoded by the exons ATGGTAATTAGAGTTTACATTGCCTCTTCGTCAGGTTCTGTTGTG ATCAAGAAGAGGCAGCAGGCGATTGTGGGATTTCTGGAGGCCAACCGGATCACGTTCGAGGAGGTGGACATCACCATGCTGGAGGACCAGAGGCTCTGGATGTACCGGAACATTCCGGAGGACAAGCACCCGGATAAGgggaaccccctcccccctcagatATTTAACGGAGAGCAGTACTGTGGG GACTATGAGGACTTCTTCCAGTCCAAGGAGAACAACACTGTGTTTGCGTTCCTCGGACTCCAGTCCCAGCCTGCCGTTAAGGTACACAGTTCTTAA
- the sh3bgrl2 gene encoding SH3 domain-binding glutamic acid-rich-like protein 2 isoform X1: MVIRVYIASSSGSVVIKKRQQAIVGFLEANRITFEEVDITMLEDQRLWMYRNIPEDKHPDKGNPLPPQIFNGEQYCGDYEDFFQSKENNTVFAFLGLQSQPAVKQAES; this comes from the exons ATGGTAATTAGAGTTTACATTGCCTCTTCGTCAGGTTCTGTTGTG ATCAAGAAGAGGCAGCAGGCGATTGTGGGATTTCTGGAGGCCAACCGGATCACGTTCGAGGAGGTGGACATCACCATGCTGGAGGACCAGAGGCTCTGGATGTACCGGAACATTCCGGAGGACAAGCACCCGGATAAGgggaaccccctcccccctcagatATTTAACGGAGAGCAGTACTGTGGG GACTATGAGGACTTCTTCCAGTCCAAGGAGAACAACACTGTGTTTGCGTTCCTCGGACTCCAGTCCCAGCCTGCCGTTAAG CAGGCGGAATCATAA
- the sh3bgrl2 gene encoding SH3 domain-binding glutamic acid-rich-like protein 2 isoform X3 — protein MVIRVYIASSSGSVVIKKRQQAIVGFLEANRITFEEVDITMLEDQRLWMYRNIPEDKHPDKGNPLPPQIFNGEQYCGDYEDFFQSKENNTVFAFLGLQSQPAVKAES, from the exons ATGGTAATTAGAGTTTACATTGCCTCTTCGTCAGGTTCTGTTGTG ATCAAGAAGAGGCAGCAGGCGATTGTGGGATTTCTGGAGGCCAACCGGATCACGTTCGAGGAGGTGGACATCACCATGCTGGAGGACCAGAGGCTCTGGATGTACCGGAACATTCCGGAGGACAAGCACCCGGATAAGgggaaccccctcccccctcagatATTTAACGGAGAGCAGTACTGTGGG GACTATGAGGACTTCTTCCAGTCCAAGGAGAACAACACTGTGTTTGCGTTCCTCGGACTCCAGTCCCAGCCTGCCGTTAAG GCGGAATCATAA
- the zgc:153284 gene encoding SH3 domain-binding glutamic acid-rich-like protein 3, which yields MPVVIYFTSVSGCNQTKKNQTSIFQHLDSKNIPYKTVDISQSADLRTEMRDKMGNPKALPPQIFNDDTYCGDYSMFFEAVEAENVKEFLKLK from the exons ATGCCTGTcgtcatttatttcaccagtgTCAGTGGATGCAATCAG ACAAAAAAGAATCAGACCAGCATCTTCCAGCACCTGGACTCGAAGAACATTCCATACAAAACGGTGGACATCAGCCAGAGCGCTGATCTGAGGACGGAGATGAGGGACAAGATGGGGAATCCCAAAGCCTTGCCTCCCCAGATCTTCAACGATGACACCTACTGTGGG GATTACTCCATGTTCTTCGAAGCTGTGGAGGCTGAAAACGTCAAAGAATTCCTTAAGCTCAAGTAG
- the rps12 gene encoding 40S ribosomal protein S12 produces the protein MAEEGIAAGGVMDVNTALPEVLKTALIHDGLARGIREAAKALDKRQAHLCVLAANCDEPAYVRLVEALCAEHQINLIKVDDNKKLGEWVGLCKIDREGKPRKVVGCSCVVIKDYGKESQAKDVIEEYFKAKK, from the exons ATGGCCGAGGAAGG CATCGCTGCCGGAGGTGTGATGGATGTTAACACCGCTCTCCCGGAAGTGCTGAAAACCGCACTCATCCACGATGGTTTGGCCCGCGGTATCCGCGAAGCAGCGAAGGCTCTGGACAA ACGCCAGGCCCACCTCTGTGTTCTCGCCGCCAACTGTGACGAGCCCGCCTACGTCAGGCTTGTGGAGGCTCTCTGCGCCGAGCATCAAATCAACCTCATCAAG GTTGACGACAACAAGAAGCTCGGCGAGTGGGTGGGTCTCTGCAAGATTGACCGCGAGGGGAAGCCGCGCAAGGTCGTGGGGTGCAGTTGCGTCGTCATCAAG GACTATGGCAAGGAGTCCCAGGCGAAGGATGTCATTGAAGAGTACTTCAAGGCTAAGAAATGA